tgagtTAACTAATACAAATCTAAAAGAACTTGATTGTTtgcattcaatttctttttttgcagagtatttttgttttagaaattatcGCAAGTTATTGCAACACTGCTAGCAGAGGATTTGTTATAAATATgtggtaaaatgaaaatgtgtaatGATATTAAATCTATAATCAATTAATATGAATGTGCACATACATGGGTGCAAATTTTCATATGAACTTACATCAAATATTTAGGCATACTCTCTTTCTACTACATATATGTCTATAACTACACACGCATTTAATAATTTACCCAATGTTTAATTGAGTAATGAATTAGTTTAATATAAACTTTAATATAGCAGAATACTACAGTTTACTCACATTTaaccctaaaaacaaacaaatgacagGCACTTCAGTGAAATAACAAGCCCATGTTcaaatataaaatgctaaaaatgataaagaaattatgaaaatataccTTTAATTTGCAGACATATAAACACTTTTGGTACAGTACAGATGCGTGATGCCAAAAAGTAAAATGATCCAGTTTAAGCTAACACATTCCTTgtttatacagattattttgctaTAGCtctcatataaaataatatttccagtTCACACAATGAATTGAAAGTGATAAATCACTGATGAAATAGCTTTCTTCATTGCAAGAGATTCAGTAAAAGCTAAATTATCAAAGAAATCTGCTGCAGGGCTTACAAATAAACTGTTGGACTTAATCCAAAAccaaagaaaggaaggcagaaatggTAGCCAACAaacctaaacaacaacaaaaagatacgTACAGTATAACTTTCATATAAAAGGCCCAACTAAAACAACCAGTAGTGCACACAAGCCTCTAGAAGAATTCACTTTTaatatgatttctattttcttatgtgATGGAAGATTTTAAGCCTATAAAAGTCTAATATATAACCCAAGTATAAAGTACAACCAACAAGTTGTGAAAGCACTAAAATGTCATGAATGCCTATGAAGCAACTAAGGATTGAAGCATTTCTTTGCTTCTGGCTGTTTTTCTTGGGCATAAGATCTAGTTACACTTTCTGTAACGaagaatgtatgtgtgtatatatatatatatatatatatatatatttcccctgTAATAACAGCAAGTGCAGTGgtaaagcaaacagaaagcaattcGAGTACACAGAAAGTGGAATACTCTTCAGCAGATCGAATTTGTAACACAAGGCAATGTTTTTATCCTTGCTAAAAAGGAATTGCACTTCTTTTTAATGCCTTCTCTTTCAAACTATATATGCACTTTTGAGGTAATAAACATTCTGTTTAcaagtgcatttcttttttttcttatatatttaaatagggtgaaatttaatttactttaatttcatatttgtttaatgttaaaaacaatatatttaaaatatactctttCATTAATTTCATGTACAACTGTCAAGTACAATACCTCAGTTCCCTGCAAAGGAGCAGCTGATGCCCTCTTGTGGTGACAGgaatttttagataaaaattttttcctttttcttacctTACTCCCAGGTTTTATCAATCATCTGCTTGGTGTATGAAAGCTGCAAAccatgtccaagctttcttttttttttttttttaataacagtccTATGGCTGTTAGTActaattttcacttaaaaatgctGTACACATTTTATAACctctgattttaaatttaaaaacctgtaAACAGCTATTTACAATATAGAACAAGTTATAAATTAGTCGTCCTTCATTGTAACTGCCATCAACACTCTCCTTTTTTAGGTAATGAAGATCCAAAGTCAGTTAAAACATTTCTCCGTGTTATTCCACCATGAAATATCAAATATTAGAAATATCCATTGGCTTTCTCTCTCGCATGTGCAAGTCAATTTTTCCTTTCAGTGGAATCTGTACTTCCAAATTTTCATCTTCCCTGGGAtgctttttccctttccttaaaCAGATGTATATGCCCATCCCTGTGACCAGTGTGATGGAACCCAAGCTTATTACAGACAGAGCTACTAAGGTGGGCATACAGGACACAGATTCTACCTTCCTATGAGTCGGTTCTATTGAGATTTGTGGTTCTTTCTCCTCTATATTAATCTCTGGTTCTTTCCTTAAAAGACTCTCAATGTAACTCTCATTACTGACAGTGTCATTGACAAATAGGTTCACCATGACCGTGGAGTGGAGAGGCTCAGGATAACCATGATCACTCACTTTCACCAGTAAGCGATGGAGCCCATAATCTGTCTGCAGCAATGCCTCTTCCAAAGTAATGTTGCCAGTTTTTGGGTCAATCCTGAAGGACTCAGGCCTAGGGCCTCTTCTCCCTATGATGCTGTAAGCTATGACAGCATTCATGCCTGTGTCTTTGTCGACAGCATAGACTTCTGTAACCGGGGAGCCTGGGAGAGTAGAAGGCAGTACTAACAGATAAGACATATTAGACTGAGGAAATAAAACAAGAGGAGGGTTGTCATTGATATCTAGAAGGAGAATTGTGATTTTTGCTGTAGAGGAGAGGGCGGGCTCACCCCCATCAACAGCCTCAACCCACAAAGTATAGGAGCTTTGCTGTTCTCTGTCCAAAGAGACTTTAGCCCTCAGCATACCCTTTCCTGTATCTATGACAAAAATATCACTCTGGTTCACCACAGAGAGGGCAACCCATCCATTTCGCCCAGCATCAGCATCTGTTACACTAATTACTCCAATCTCACCATAGCCTGGAAAGTTTTCAGGCACAAAAAAGCTGAAGTCCTTGTTGATAAACCGAGGACTGTTGTCATTTTTATCCAACACTGTGAGGGCCACAGTGGCTATTGATTCTCTGGGTGGCTTCCCACAGTCAACAGCTCTGACGGTGTAtctgtacttttctttctcttctcggTCCAGCTGAGTAGAAACTGTCAGAATTCCTGTGACACTGTCTAAGGAAAAATATGATGGAGCATCAGGTCCCAGAAAATATGAAACTTGGCCTCTTTCCCCACTGTCGGCATCTGTAGCATACAGCTTAGTCAAAAAGGCATTGGGTGAGTTGTTTTCTTCAATGGTTAGTTCTATTAAGGGTTGAAGGAAAATTGGAGCATTATCATTGTCATCTAAAAGTTGCACTTTAATTACTCTTTTGACATGAAATCCTTCAGAGTTCCAAGCCACCACAGCTACTTCATAGAACTGCTGTAGCTCATAGTCCATAGGTTTTGTGGTCTCTAGTAAATATTCATTATTGTATGGTTTGTAAGGTGATAACCTAAACGGGCCTTCACCATCCAGGTAGCAGTTAACCTTGTATTTACCTTCTGGATCTCTTATGGTGAAAAACGCAATGGGAGTGTTCACGGGTTCCAGttctttcagataaacaacacCATCTATCTCGTTTGCTATGTAACGAGGGACAATCTCAGGGGGTCTGAAAATAACTTTGATAACGGACACAAGAGCAGTGATTACAGCAGGGATGCAGCCTGGTCCATTAGCAAGGATGGTGAGCTTGTGAGACTGCAGAACACTTCCCCCAATCTTATTGAAAAGTTTAATGACTCCAGTGTTTTCATCCAGGTGAAATAAATCCTTAGATGCTTGTGGAACTTTCTGACTGTAAGAATAAGTAATTTGAGCATTGGTCCCCAAGTCTTTATCCACAGCCTGGACAGCTGCAATTGGGGTGCCCACTGTAGCATTCCCATACACAGTGACATTGATTTGTGAGTCTGTGAAGAAAGGGCAATTGTCATTAATGTCACTTATGCCAATGGTGAGTGTGGCACTGCCCAAAAGTGGTGGAGATCCACCATCCTCAGCTATGATGATGCTCACATATTGGTCCTGGGTTTCCCTGTCCAAAGCACCCATGACAATTAGGTAGGGGGTGCGCTCCCCGTTCTCATTTTCCTCCACGTCCAGGGTGAACATACCATGGTAGTCCAGTAAGCGATAGGTCTGTACCCCATTAATGCCTACATCTGGGTCCACAGCAGGATGTTCTATGGCCAATCGGGTGTTTACAGGTGCATTTTCCGGGACCCACACCGAGATTTGGGAAACAGGGAACTGTGGGGCGTTGTCATTGATGTCTCTTATGGCGATCTTCACCTTCACAAACCTGAAATATTCCTGAGGCAGGACAAGCACATCCAGCAGTAAAAGACAAGAGtcagaagaaggagaggaggagatggAAACGCTGCCGCCCCACGCGGTCCCTCCGCCCCCTTCAAGACACAGGGCCTCCCTGTCGATCTCCTGAGCTGAAGTGTGCAGCTCCCCGGAGCGGTTGTCTAGGGTCACGTACTGGCCACTCAGTCCCCGGGAGGCCAGGCTGAAAGAGAGAGGGGGGTTCCACTCAGCACCGGTGCGCTCTGGCAGCTGCGATTGCGGGTCCAGCCTCCCTGCAGACCGGGGCAGCAGCCGCAGGTCCTCGGCCAGGCTGCCGATGAGCACCCCCGCGGGCAGTCCCTCGTTCAGGCTGTACAGAAGCTCGGTGGCCCGGCTGTGACTCTCGAGGCAGCTGAAGGGTTCCAcgaagaggaaaaacagaaacagatgcTGGCGTGGGGGGAGGGAAGAAAGCTCATTACACACACGGGGAAATAGGGGTCTGAGAGAGAAACTAGTGCCCCTGTGATCCTTGCTGTCCCCATCCCCGTTCCCAGAAGCAAAACCTCTAGTTAGAACGGGGGCGGAGAAGAACCCCGCTGCAAAGGGAGATCTGTGGGGCAATGTCGTCTCCAAAACTTAATTTTGCTGTTCACTTTCTGTCCCCTCCGCCCCCGCCTTCCCCccccctcagtttccccatcaccACCCTCATCCAGCTAACTTCAGAATCCCAAACCATAAAACATCCCCGGAAACACGCCAGAGTGGAGAGGATTCCGACCCAGAGACTGCGCAACGCGACAGGGAAACCCAGGGTAGGTGATGAGGAGGGAGGGGGCTGGTAGTAGAGAGCACTGAAAGGTGGGCaatttatttctccttgaagagtctGCCATTAGAGTGCTGGAACACGCAGTGTGTTACACTAGGAGAACCGTAAAAACAACCACAATCGCAATGATAATAATACGGAGAAACTACTAACACTCTCTCCTCCACCTCCAACACTTTAGGTCTTAGATCGGAAAGAGCGATTTGTATTTTAGCACACATCTGAAATCAAACCGAAAGGATCTGGATTTCCACCTCTTACCAAGCCGTCACTAATCCTCCCTCCCTTAGGGGGAAGCAAAGTAAACGCGGAAAACGGTTATGCAAAAACAATCTGTCAATTTCAGTAGGCATTCATAGTCAGACGCCAGCAGCAGGAAACGATCCCGAACCCCTGTATCTAAAGCAGATTGAGCGCACCCCTGATCCCCTCCACCTTATCTGGATACATTTCTTGCTTCAGAAACTTCCTCTCATGACCCAAGGACTTCCCTATTCCTTGTTAAAAGGAAGACACATTATCCCAAACTCCCTTCCCTCCCCGTGCCATCCTTCCTGTGAAGTTTACATGAAGGTAGAAGGTTTGAAAAACCATCCGAGTGGAAATTGCTTCATAATACTGCAACTTGTCGGGGTCGCGGGGCTCCTTGAGCTCCTAACCCTTACCGGCAGGTTCCTGTGGCTGGTGCTGCTCCTGGGACGATGTAGACGCCCCATATCCAGGCGCGGGTGCCAGGTCGCCGGGTACCAGCTCACTCCCAAGGCCCGCGAGCTGCGCGCATTCCCTCGGCCGCGCATTCcctgggaggctgcagtcagAGCGCTCTTGAAGGGAGGGCGGCAGAAGACACTCCCTCTGGGTTCATGCAAATCGCTGGGGGAACTTCAGCCAATAGTCACTGGCTCTTCAATTAAGGACGGGAACTCAAAGAGGGCAGAAAGGCAAGGGGGCAGAAGGGCACATTCATGGTCTCCTGTCCCGGTCGCAGGTAACTGCAGACCCTGCCAGAGGAGCTGGAATGGGGGAGCTGCTCCTGAAGACTGCGAAGAGGCACCTCCGGGTTGGGCACAGTAACGCTTGCCCACTAGCCTCCTTCCTTGCTGCACCAGTCAGATGCTAAGTCCACAGGTTGCTAGCAGGAGaaggagaattaaaataaataaataagcttgtATTTGTATATGGATGTAACAGAGAGAGGAAGTCACAGAGCAATCACAGGCGCCGTCCCAAAACGCCCGCTTTGCCACCAGTTCCTCCTGGAGCCTCGGATCCAGCAGTGTTGGCACAGAGAAAGACAACGCACTTTTCTCAGCGGAGGGAAGGAATCTCAACTTCTGTGTAACGTAGGGTGAACCAGAAAAGTAATATGAATTCAGTGAAGGTTTCGACATACCCCAATTTTGAATCTTTGCTGTGGGCAGTGGTAGAGCTTCTGCTAGTTTACTAGTTGGAGGCTCAAATGTCTCTGGGTGTCTGCCTTGTGATCTTATTTTAGAGACAGTAGTGGCTTCTGGATGCAGGGAAGAGCCAAGAGGAAAGTAGAAACAATTGTGCTGTAACACAAGTAGTTCTGCCTGCAAGAAATTTTTAACACATTTATCTAAGTGGTAAattggtgtggggagggggagggattcaCTGAAGCCTAGGTAAAAAATtggttatttttcaaattagtccttccttctttccctcccctcttccttccttccttccttccttccttccttccttccttccttccttccttccttccttccttccttccttcctttctcccttccttccttcctccctccctccatccctcccgccctctctccctccctccctgcctctccctttctcgctctctttctttctcctgggtTGCCTACTGGAAAACTGGTCCTTGGTAAAGGAATTGTGGAACAGTGTGTTGCCAAATGCTTGCATATCCCCTATGGCTTTGACACTGAATAGCTATATAACATGGAATAATCCCATAACTCCtgggcttctgtttcctcatttataaaatcaaGGCTAGTGGGTTACTCCAGTACATTAAGCCTCTGAAACACTTTTTGATCTGCAGGTTGCCATATAAGTAATGGAAAAGCCCATGATTCATCCTTTCCTTGAGAAGACATTTCTCTTCATCGCTAGGCTTCCAGATATCCTCTGCACGGTCCTAAACATAAAACCTCACATACTGATGACCAGTGACTGAGCCTAGAATGGAAAAAGATC
This is a stretch of genomic DNA from Theropithecus gelada isolate Dixy chromosome 17, Tgel_1.0, whole genome shotgun sequence. It encodes these proteins:
- the PCDH20 gene encoding protocadherin-20 yields the protein MRGRGNARSSRALGVSWYPATWHPRLDMGRLHRPRSSTSHRNLPHLFLFFLFVEPFSCLESHSRATELLYSLNEGLPAGVLIGSLAEDLRLLPRSAGRLDPQSQLPERTGAEWNPPLSFSLASRGLSGQYVTLDNRSGELHTSAQEIDREALCLEGGGGTAWGGSVSISSSPSSDSCLLLLDVLVLPQEYFRFVKVKIAIRDINDNAPQFPVSQISVWVPENAPVNTRLAIEHPAVDPDVGINGVQTYRLLDYHGMFTLDVEENENGERTPYLIVMGALDRETQDQYVSIIIAEDGGSPPLLGSATLTIGISDINDNCPFFTDSQINVTVYGNATVGTPIAAVQAVDKDLGTNAQITYSYSQKVPQASKDLFHLDENTGVIKLFNKIGGSVLQSHKLTILANGPGCIPAVITALVSVIKVIFRPPEIVPRYIANEIDGVVYLKELEPVNTPIAFFTIRDPEGKYKVNCYLDGEGPFRLSPYKPYNNEYLLETTKPMDYELQQFYEVAVVAWNSEGFHVKRVIKVQLLDDNDNAPIFLQPLIELTIEENNSPNAFLTKLYATDADSGERGQVSYFLGPDAPSYFSLDSVTGILTVSTQLDREEKEKYRYTVRAVDCGKPPRESIATVALTVLDKNDNSPRFINKDFSFFVPENFPGYGEIGVISVTDADAGRNGWVALSVVNQSDIFVIDTGKGMLRAKVSLDREQQSSYTLWVEAVDGGEPALSSTAKITILLLDINDNPPLVLFPQSNMSYLLVLPSTLPGSPVTEVYAVDKDTGMNAVIAYSIIGRRGPRPESFRIDPKTGNITLEEALLQTDYGLHRLLVKVSDHGYPEPLHSTVMVNLFVNDTVSNESYIESLLRKEPEINIEEKEPQISIEPTHRKVESVSCMPTLVALSVISLGSITLVTGMGIYICLRKGKKHPREDENLEVQIPLKGKIDLHMRERKPMDISNI